From the Lathyrus oleraceus cultivar Zhongwan6 chromosome 4, CAAS_Psat_ZW6_1.0, whole genome shotgun sequence genome, one window contains:
- the LOC127138293 gene encoding protein PYRICULARIA ORYZAE RESISTANCE 21, protein MGEKEKVTTIMKLKVDLQCNKCYKKVKKVLCKFPQIQDTVFDEKNNFVIIKVVCCSPEKIRDKICCKGCGVIKSIEILEPPKPKPKEPEKPKEPVKPKEPEKPKEPEKPKQPEKPKEPEKPKEPEKPKEPEKPKELPPPPPGPKPEPPKEPAKPPPQPEYIPGPPPSIPVCPPQMVVPIGVCCGSCYEGREGGPCFQGYGGGPPQVSCYDGYYGRPIYDSYGGGRPCYVSRCDEYLCEENASGCTIM, encoded by the exons ATGGGAGAAAAGGAAAAG GTAACCACCATAATGAAACTCAAAGTTGATCTTCAGTGCAATAAATGCTACAAAAAAGTCAAGAAAGTTCTCTGCAAATTCCCTC AAATTCAAGACACGGTGTTTGATGAGAAGAACAACTTCGTAATAATCAAAGTGGTTTGTTGTAGCCCTGAGAAGATCAGAGACAAGATTTGTTGCAAAGGGTGTGGTGTCATCAAAAGCATAGAAATTCTAGAACCTCCCAAACCCAAACCTAAAGAACCAGAAAAACCCAAGGAGCCCGTCAAGCCTAAAGAGCCTGAAAAGCCCAAAGAGCCAGAAAAACCCAAACAACCAGAAAAGCCAAAAGAACCTGAGAAACCAAAAGAGCCTGAAAAACCCAAGGAGCCTGAGAAGCCAAAAGAATTGCCTCCTCCACCGCCGGGGCCCAAGCCCGAGCCGCCAAAAGAACCTGCAAAACCACCACCGCAGCCGGAGTACATACCGGGACCGCCACCGTCGATTCCGGTATGTCCTCCGCAGATGGTGGTTCCGATTGGGGTATGTTGTGGATCATGCTATGAAGGTCGGGAAGGTGGGCCATGTTTTCAAGGTTACGGTGGTGGGCCACCACAAGTGAGTTGTTACGATGGGTACTACGGAAGACCGATTTATGATAGTTACGGTGGTGGCAGACCTTGTTACGTGAGTCGTTGTGATGAATATTTATGTGAAGAAAATGCATCTGGTTGCACAATTATGTGA